Genomic segment of Apium graveolens cultivar Ventura chromosome 7, ASM990537v1, whole genome shotgun sequence:
AGAGATTGCACGGGACATTCAAAAGGCAGATTCAGACTGGAGAATCATTCTGCTAAGGTATTTTAATCCTGTTGGGGCTCATGAGAGCGGCTATATTGGTGAAGATCCAAAGGGCATTCCAAACAATCTTTTGCCTTACATACAACAAGTAGCTGTTGGCAGATTACCTGAGTTGAATGTATATGGTCATGACTATCCCACACCAGATGGTACAGCGGTATGTAATCGTTTCATTATTTTTATTGACCATTTACATCTTTTAATAGAAAGGATCCATCTTTTATTAGAAAGGATTCATCTTTTAATAGAAAGGATAAGCGCAAATTATATGTTGGCCAAACTCATTTGGTCTACTTGTAGGCATGTAGCTTCTTATAATTCAACTGAACTTATGTTCCTCTAATCCTCTTGATAAATAGATCCGCGATTACATCCATGTTATGGATTTAGCAGATGGTCATGTTGCGGCACTTAAGAAGCTCACAGCAGATGATATAGGTGATTGCTTCTATTTCTATATGACATTAGCTGATACAATTGCACTGTAGGATTTTGTTATTGATTTTTTTAAGTTATAAAACCTTTTGCTTAAGATATTATTTGACCTCACATCTATAATTTCTTGTAAAAGTGGTCTTCCTAATATGGTCCTCTCGAAATTTATTATGTATGCACAGGTTGTATTGCCTACAACCTGGGGACTGGTCGCGGTACATCTGTGCTTGAAATGGTTGCTGCATTTGAGAAAGCATCTGGAAAGGTGACCTCTCTTCTTAATTCTTTCTGGACTACACACAATAAGACACAAGAAAACTAAAGCAATATAAAAATGCAGTCaattaacattttcttcccttcaGAAAATCCCTATAAAGCTATGTGCAAAGAGGCCGGGAGATGCTACAGCTGTTTATGCATCAACTGAGAAGGCGGAGAAAGAGCTGGGTTGGAAGTAAGTTTACTCTCTACTTTATTTCTTTACAGTATATTAGTTCCCTGGTATCTGATGCTTCCAGACCAGTAACTACATTAATCTACCTTTTGGAGACTCGAATTCTTTTTATAAAACCAGTTTGTTCTTAAAATTGTTCAAATATTGTATATTCAGGGCAAAGTATGGTGTAGATGAGATGTGCCGTGATCAGTGGAAATGGGCAAGCCAGAATCCATGGGGATACAGTTCCAAACCTGAATAGCAACACCCAAACACATACACAGCGTCTGCAAATTGATTATGACACCCCTTACATACTAGAAAGGGTTGTTAAGCTTCCCCGGATATCCACTATACTGTCATTTGTTTTCTGTGAATCAAAATGGTTTACAAGAAGTTAGTGAATGCAAAATGAATAATACCAGTGAACCGATGTGAAGTTTGTGATAACTGAGGTTTTACATATTGATCGTTGATCTTTCGATATGCTGTTGTTAGTAGTCATTTACTCTGAAgaataatagttcaaaatagtggcTTATTGTTCGGATATTTCATATATATGTCTCAGTAGCAGCTGCAAATCTATTGCTTTGGAATCTTTCTTGTTAATCATCTGTTTAGTCTTTCTGTAGACATTTTCTTGTACATACATGTTAGAAATGTGTGGCTGGTGGCAGCATAACAGGGTGGAATCCTTGCCGGAAAGCAAGGAAATGAAATTCTTTGATATCTCGGCCCCTTCGAGTTCTTGTTCTGCAACTGGGTGATCCTCTGGATATCGATATCCTGAATAATATGCAGATAAGCATAAGCTAGCAAGAAACTTCTTGTGGGCTTTTAGTTCTTGACTTAGTAACAAAACATTGATACTGATATTCAATAATGGGAAATAGAGCAAAATGTTACTCATGAGCGTAGAATGGTCCAAAATATCAATGTAAAATGGTCCAAAATATCAGTGTAAAATGGTTCAAAATATCATTTTTGAAAATAATGACCCAAAATATCAACTCAAAATATCACATCATGTAGCGTTTAGGCAAAAAACTCAAATATTActctttttttaattttttaagtatAAAACGAATTTGAGTTCTGAAACCAAACACTACATTAAGTAGTGTTTGTTTTGGTCCCAAACGCTACTTTATTTAGCgttttatacatatatatatatttttaaaaaaatatgaccTTTTAGTATCTGACTTTGTTACAAACAAATGCTATCACAACCAGCCAATAAATTAATGACCTTTTCCCAGTTTGTTCCCCACACATACAATAATTTTTCCTTCCCATCACTATCCACGCAAATTTTCTTTCTACGCATTAATTTTTAAACCCTTCATTTTGCCAGCAATTGAAGTCACAAGTACGTGTATTACATAAACTGTATTTTCCATACATATTCCTGGATAACGACTACTCCGTCGATCCCAATTTATCAGTCACGTTTTACTCAATTTTGACCAAAAATTTCATAGATAATGTAATCGAAAAAAATTATAAAGTTTATATCATTAGAAAGTACATGTAATCTATatctatactataataaccggaatgagaTATTATTTGGAATGCTTTTTTTGGTTAATTTGGTTATCATATTTATGACCGTCGATGACCGTCAGATCtttttaatcaaataatcaagACTGTTGGATTCAAATATTAAAAGAATATACACAACTTAAACTCCCAGGTTCGAATCCCGccaacaataaatatttatattattatttatacactactaaAACTCCCAGATTCGAACCCCgccaataataaatatttatattattatttatacactacccaATATTCGAATGCAgccaataacaaatatttatattattgtttataaatatattaataaggtataatgatccaaaaatatatattataatgttaaataatataaaaatattaatgacGTCTCATGCATCGCACGGGTTGTAAGGCTAGTCTACTTTAATACTCATAATTCAGTCTTTTTTGTCAATTTGACCGCAAAAAATCAAACATGAAGATAAATTGGGGCTAGGAAGTAATATATACTACTACCTCCGTCCCAAAATACAAGTCCCTTTGACTTTTTACACGTACTTTAAGGTCTATAAAAGTCATAGTTCcgtgttttttttaaaaaaatttcttttcttgaattaatatttaatatgtATATTTTTATCGAGGAaaagaaatttttaaaaataatttgtaGAGCTATTATTTTTATTCACCTTAAAATACGGTAAAAAATCAAAGGAACTTGTATTTTGGAACGAGGGAGTAATGTTTAACTGTTTAAATCTCAAACTCCCAACTATTCCACACCAGGAAGTTGCACCCTCACTAGCTAGTGAAACTCTCAAGAACCCTCCTAACTCACCTAAGTTGCATATATAAGTCACATATCTGTGTTTGTGCATTCACCAACACAGGAAGATTACGGAATGGGGTGCCCAGTTGTGACGATGGAGGTTACTATCATATCGGCTCAAGGCCTCAGAAATAGAAAGAGTCTGTTCTCCAGCCGCAGAATCAGACCATTTACCAGTCTCAGCACCAACATCAACGGTAACAAACACTATCATGTTTACAGAACTCAGGTAGATAATCACGGTGGTGCAAATCCTACCTGGGGCGACAAGTTTCAGCTGGCAGTCGATAAGGTCACGTTCGAATACAGTAACATAATATCGTCTTTTGTGTACCTAGAAGTTTTCACTAAAGGTCTAGTTGCAGGACAGTCTCCACTGGGCTGGTGCCAGATTCCGGTGACTGATATTGTGAATGAATTGTACCCTAAAGACGGTATTCGCAAGATGAGTTACCAGCTAAGAAACCGAGATGGTTCTAGGGGTCAAGGAGTTATCAATATTGAAGTCAAGTTGACAGGGTTGTTTCATGCAAGATTCCAGCGGCTTGAACGGCCGGTGAAATGCAGTGGGGGGTTGCCACAGCATGATGTGCCGGAGACCGTAATCGGTATTCCTGTAACTCCTAGTGAGAGTAGAGATTTTTTGTCCATAATTAACATGCATAAGCTGGGTGTATGTCAAACGCAACAAAGATGGTACTCAGTATAATGTATATAACTTGCCTAAAAGATGGTATTGCTTGTGTTCTCTTTCTATTACGAGCCATGTAAAGTCTGCGTGTATCTTACCTTCCTCGAATCCTTCTTGTCGAGGGATTTACGTGGTGGGTGAATCTGTATAATTGTGATGATTAAAGTGTGGCAGATAAGTTGGATGTTTTGGAATAACATGGGAGACGGAGACCTTTACATATGAAAAGTACTTGCTACTCTATGCAGCAGGAAACTTCTAGTTGACTAGCTACATACAATGTCAAGTCAACTTCTAATGTGCCTCCAGcttgtaaataaaaaaaatgattttctACTGTAATTTGATTTGAAACATATATGAATGAGAACGTCATGACATCAATAACTTTATTGTGTAGAAAATAGTTAAACAGCtgatataaatataaatagttaaACAGCTGATAAATATAGATTAGTTTCAGTAATATACAAAAAAATAATACCATCAACTACTATGCAACAAGAAACGTAAATATAATCAACCCTAATATGTATTACACTTTTAAAACTATTGAAGAGATAAATGTATTTATGTTGATCACtaagcacatatatatatatatatgtatatataataattaaaggGTGAAATGCATACAAAGATTTACTGCAGTATTAGTATTAATGCGAACTTTATCTGATTTGTGCTGCTTCTGAGTGGTTCTGCAGAGCATATGTACAAGATTTTCATACTTCACTTGCTCTGCATGATTTGCTAGTATTGGTCCTCTGGTCGTCAATCTTACCTGGTACTAATAATCCAAACTACCAAGTGTCGTCGCCATTTAAGAGTAAGACGATGATCCTGAGTGCCGGATCTCTGATGTTACCTTTTGAAGTCTCTTTTTAATTGATTTGAAGCTGTCATGGCCATTATTTGACCACTGTAATGAGGTAGTTCTTATAAAATCTGTCATCATGGGTGGTTTCAGACCAGAATCCTTTAACGGGCTCTCATCATCATAATCTGCAAACAAAAAACTTAAGTTAGGCAAGGGTATATCTTGTGTAGATACAAATCATGTGTGCAGAAAAGATAGGCCACCCCATGTGTGTGGCGAACGTGGGACTTGGATATTGATCAATGCATTCGATTCCCAATATAGAAAATATCAAGAATCCTAAACACAACAAAGGACATGAGTTCAGGGACAAACTTGCAAGGGTGACAGAGTAATCTAATTTGATAAAATCTTTCATTATTAGAAAGTGTCTTTTTTCAATTAAAAAAAGGATTACCAAGAAAACTGTTTCACTTAATCACATAACTACTTTAACCACAGCATCAAAAGgataaaaaaaattttaaaaaaaacatcaAAAGGATAAACTAGAGCCAGTGTTCCAGAGGTCTTGTTCCTAACAAACAAGTTTCTCAACGACCTTAAATCCTATTTGCGGATTGGACTGTGCATAAAGTgtagaactgcaacatcaaggATCAGATTCAGAGCCCATACAGTCAAACGCACACTGATTTGCTGAGTATGGTAACACAATAAGATAGTGAAAGTAAGAGATTCTAAAATTACATCTTGCTAATAATTCTTTTTTCTATTTGGGATAACAAATACAAGATACGCAAATGAAAGAGAATTTTGCATTCTTCATTTGTTTAAAATTTTGGGGAAATAATATTAAAAGACAGAGCTCAGCAAAAACTAGTTATTTGTGATGTTATAATGTCTCAACTCCAATCACAAAACATTCACCTATTGAAAGTATATGAGAACTACTTAAGCAATTTACAAGCATCACAACTGAAGCCAAAGTGATGATGCTCGGACTCTTCCGAAAACCCTGCCATACCCGTGTCCATAGGGCACGACACTGACACTGACACTTGGATCCGGATCCAAATGACATTTGGAAAATGGACACTTCATCTCAGACATTTGATAGCCTATCtcttatattttattatattaaccCTTTAACTTTTGACATCGTACCTATTATAAATTTATAtctatattaaatattattttacccttgtttttcaaaagtttatatattattttatataaaatgaTAATTACTTGCGTataaaaattatcaaaatatatCAAATATACTAATTGCCGTGTCCAAATCCAAGTGTCGGATCCTTATAAAACGTGTCCCCGGGTCTTTGATTTTAAAGTTCAAAGAATCGGACACTCTGATACGTGTCCGTGTCCGATCCTTCTTAAAGAGTCTGAGGCAAACTACATTTTACAAGAATATTAACATCAATCTGCAACCTAATATAAAGATTAGATGAGGACTACTATGATACAACATCAAAAATGTATTTACTAAGATGATTTGTGCAAGCGATATACAATATTAGACTTGCTTGTACAGGAAAAATAACTAGTGCAGGTTTTATACTAAACGGAGATCAGCTGTAATATGTTTGAAGATCAACATTACCTGATGATGCAGGCAGGTGATAGTGCAATTTTAAAAACTGGGATGCTTCTTTATCTTTCTTGTGGCATAAAACTCTTACTAATGTACGAGCATCTACCACGTGCCTGTGCCCATGCTTCTGTGATTCGACTCCTGTCGGAATGAGTTCACTTGCA
This window contains:
- the LOC141672133 gene encoding bifunctional UDP-glucose 4-epimerase and UDP-xylose 4-epimerase 1-like gives rise to the protein MGSLQQSVLVTGGAGFIGTHTVVVLLNQGFKVTILDNLDNAVEDAVVRVRDLVGPHLSQNLDFHLGDIRNKDDLEKLFSRTKFDAVIHFAGLKAVGESVAHPFRYFSNNLVGSITLYETMAKYNCKRLVFSSSATVYGQPAKIPCNEDFDLQAMNPYGRTKLFLEEIARDIQKADSDWRIILLRYFNPVGAHESGYIGEDPKGIPNNLLPYIQQVAVGRLPELNVYGHDYPTPDGTAIRDYIHVMDLADGHVAALKKLTADDIGCIAYNLGTGRGTSVLEMVAAFEKASGKKIPIKLCAKRPGDATAVYASTEKAEKELGWKAKYGVDEMCRDQWKWASQNPWGYSSKPE
- the LOC141671634 gene encoding BON1-associated protein 2-like — protein: MGCPVVTMEVTIISAQGLRNRKSLFSSRRIRPFTSLSTNINGNKHYHVYRTQVDNHGGANPTWGDKFQLAVDKVTFEYSNIISSFVYLEVFTKGLVAGQSPLGWCQIPVTDIVNELYPKDGIRKMSYQLRNRDGSRGQGVINIEVKLTGLFHARFQRLERPVKCSGGLPQHDVPETVIGIPVTPSESRDFLSIINMHKLGVCQTQQRWYSV